Proteins encoded within one genomic window of Girardinichthys multiradiatus isolate DD_20200921_A chromosome 21, DD_fGirMul_XY1, whole genome shotgun sequence:
- the rmdn1 gene encoding regulator of microtubule dynamics protein 1 isoform X2 has protein sequence MTEYRFYTENPPFFSCKEFSGQRRVTLGQSGGAAFLVGLPVLSGLSFQAFRKVQRSAVVCALDKEEVLEQADYLYSCAETEKLYQLLLQYQDSEDAEFLWRLARASRDLSVLPSTDAGWKKQLVFEAFEYAKRALERDDKCFAAHKWYAICLSDTGEFQGIKVKIGNSYIIREHLERSIELNPKDATSLHILGYWCFAFAELPWYQRKVAAVIFSKPPTSTFEEALEFFLKAEEVDPNFYSKNLLMLGKTYMAMKDKEKALLWLTKAKEFPSHTLEDKEVHKEALELLNQL, from the exons ATGACAGAATATAGGTTTTACACAGAAAATCCaccttttttttcatgtaaagaATTCAGTGGGCAGCGCAGGGTTACTTTAGGTCAG AGTGGAGGAGCAGCATTCCTGGTGGGACTCCCTGTACTGTCTGGTCTAAGTTTCCAAGCTTTCCGTAAAGTGCAGCGTTCAGCCGTGGTTTGTGCTTTAGATAAAG aggaGGTCCTGGAGCAGGCTGACTACCTGTACAGCTGTGCAGAGACCGAGAAGCTCtaccagctgctgctgcagtaCCAGGACAG TGAAGATGCAGAGTTCCTGTGGAGGCTGGCCCGGGCGTCTCGGGATCTGTCTGTCCTGCCCAGCACTGATGCTGGTTGGAAAAAGCAGCTGGTATTTGAGGCCTTTGAATACGCAAAGCGGGCACTGGAGAGAGATGACAAATGTTTTGCTGCACACAAG TGGTATGCCATTTGTCTCAGCGACACTGGGGAATTTCAGGGAATCAAGGTTAAAATAGGAAATTCTTACATCATCAGGGAGCATCTGGAG AGGTCCATTGAGCTCAACCCTAAAGATGCCACATCCTTACACATTCTGGGTTACtg GTGTTTTGCCTTTGCAGAGTTGCCGTGGTATCAGCGTAAAGTGGCAGCTGTCATTTTCTCAAAACCGCCTACATCTACGTTTGAGGAG GCTTTGGAGTTCTTCCTGAAGGCCGAGGAAG TCGACCCAAACTTCTACAGTAAAAACCTGCTGATGCTGGGGAAGACCTACATGGCCATGAAAGACAAGGAGAAAGCGCTGCTTTGGCTAACCAAAGCCAAGGAGTTTCCTTCTCACACACTGGAAGACAAAGag GTCCATAAAGAAGCCTTGGAGCTCCTCAATCAGCTTTGA
- the rmdn1 gene encoding regulator of microtubule dynamics protein 1 isoform X1 has protein sequence MAGKVLMRFVNYRTLLELTVGAKRGGIGRTSRFFWNRGRWTTGALGSGGAAFLVGLPVLSGLSFQAFRKVQRSAVVCALDKEEVLEQADYLYSCAETEKLYQLLLQYQDSEDAEFLWRLARASRDLSVLPSTDAGWKKQLVFEAFEYAKRALERDDKCFAAHKWYAICLSDTGEFQGIKVKIGNSYIIREHLERSIELNPKDATSLHILGYWCFAFAELPWYQRKVAAVIFSKPPTSTFEEALEFFLKAEEVDPNFYSKNLLMLGKTYMAMKDKEKALLWLTKAKEFPSHTLEDKEVHKEALELLNQL, from the exons ATGGCTGGGAAGGTTTTAATGCGGTTTGTGAATTATAGGACTTTGCTGGAACTTACAGTCGGCGCTAAACGCGGAGGGATCGGGAGGACTAGCCGCTTCTTCTGGAATCGTGGCAGATGGACAACCGGTGCTCTGGGT AGTGGAGGAGCAGCATTCCTGGTGGGACTCCCTGTACTGTCTGGTCTAAGTTTCCAAGCTTTCCGTAAAGTGCAGCGTTCAGCCGTGGTTTGTGCTTTAGATAAAG aggaGGTCCTGGAGCAGGCTGACTACCTGTACAGCTGTGCAGAGACCGAGAAGCTCtaccagctgctgctgcagtaCCAGGACAG TGAAGATGCAGAGTTCCTGTGGAGGCTGGCCCGGGCGTCTCGGGATCTGTCTGTCCTGCCCAGCACTGATGCTGGTTGGAAAAAGCAGCTGGTATTTGAGGCCTTTGAATACGCAAAGCGGGCACTGGAGAGAGATGACAAATGTTTTGCTGCACACAAG TGGTATGCCATTTGTCTCAGCGACACTGGGGAATTTCAGGGAATCAAGGTTAAAATAGGAAATTCTTACATCATCAGGGAGCATCTGGAG AGGTCCATTGAGCTCAACCCTAAAGATGCCACATCCTTACACATTCTGGGTTACtg GTGTTTTGCCTTTGCAGAGTTGCCGTGGTATCAGCGTAAAGTGGCAGCTGTCATTTTCTCAAAACCGCCTACATCTACGTTTGAGGAG GCTTTGGAGTTCTTCCTGAAGGCCGAGGAAG TCGACCCAAACTTCTACAGTAAAAACCTGCTGATGCTGGGGAAGACCTACATGGCCATGAAAGACAAGGAGAAAGCGCTGCTTTGGCTAACCAAAGCCAAGGAGTTTCCTTCTCACACACTGGAAGACAAAGag GTCCATAAAGAAGCCTTGGAGCTCCTCAATCAGCTTTGA